A stretch of the Chitiniphilus purpureus genome encodes the following:
- a CDS encoding undecaprenyl-phosphate glucose phosphotransferase, which yields MNANVDFVIPAPETVRGPEHVHSALLNERFGQLANAAPLASFCKSFLDPVVVVVVLYALAIPFDIAWNGYLLIWAALAFLLSAQLLDGTFLFVPGVTRPLMGLGRFVAGWLCVIGFLWLIGRLSGLNDYFYPPFLLAWEIGAPLVLIGMHALFRAVLLYPSRSASVRKAVIIGANQAGQALAARIRDNPQLGLDFAGYFDDRTLERLEGITSDELLGRLSSLAEHIQMHNIQQIYISLPMTSQPRVLSLLEDLKDSTASIYFLPDFFVCDLIQARFDHVGGIPVVSVCESPFVGTASLVKRVSDIVLALLILALIWPLMLAVAIAVKVTSPGPVLFKQRRYGADGESILVYKFRSMTVMEDGDKVVQARKNDQRLTPIGAFIRRTSLDELPQFINVLQGKMSIVGPRPHANAHNEMYRKLIRGYMIRHKVKPGITGWAQVNGYRGETDTIDKMQKRIEFDLEYLRNWSLWLDLKIVLQTAFSTLRDKNAY from the coding sequence ATGAACGCCAACGTCGATTTCGTAATACCGGCTCCGGAAACCGTACGCGGTCCGGAGCATGTGCATTCCGCATTGTTGAACGAGCGCTTCGGCCAATTGGCGAACGCCGCGCCGCTGGCAAGCTTTTGCAAGAGCTTTCTGGATCCGGTGGTGGTGGTGGTGGTGCTGTACGCGCTGGCGATCCCGTTCGACATCGCGTGGAACGGCTACCTGCTGATCTGGGCCGCGCTGGCGTTCCTGCTGTCCGCGCAATTGCTGGACGGTACCTTCCTGTTCGTGCCGGGTGTGACGCGGCCGCTCATGGGTCTGGGGCGCTTCGTCGCCGGCTGGCTCTGCGTGATCGGCTTCCTTTGGCTGATCGGACGCCTGTCGGGTTTGAACGACTATTTCTATCCGCCGTTCCTGCTGGCCTGGGAGATCGGCGCCCCGCTGGTGCTGATCGGGATGCATGCGCTGTTCCGGGCCGTGTTGCTCTACCCGAGCCGCTCGGCCAGCGTGCGCAAGGCGGTGATCATCGGTGCGAACCAGGCAGGTCAGGCGCTGGCCGCGCGTATCCGGGACAACCCGCAGCTGGGTCTTGATTTCGCCGGATATTTCGACGACCGCACGCTGGAGCGGCTTGAGGGCATCACCTCCGATGAACTGCTGGGACGGCTCAGTTCGCTTGCCGAGCATATCCAGATGCACAACATCCAGCAGATCTATATTTCGCTGCCGATGACCTCGCAGCCCCGGGTGCTGTCGCTGCTGGAGGACCTGAAGGACAGCACGGCGTCCATCTATTTCCTGCCCGATTTCTTTGTGTGCGATCTGATCCAGGCGCGCTTTGATCATGTGGGTGGCATTCCGGTGGTATCGGTCTGCGAAAGCCCCTTCGTCGGCACGGCCAGTCTCGTCAAGCGTGTGTCCGACATCGTGCTGGCGCTGCTGATCCTTGCGCTGATCTGGCCTTTGATGCTGGCGGTGGCGATTGCGGTCAAGGTGACCTCCCCGGGACCCGTGCTGTTCAAGCAGCGGCGCTATGGCGCGGACGGTGAAAGCATCCTGGTCTACAAGTTCCGCTCGATGACGGTGATGGAAGATGGGGACAAGGTGGTGCAGGCACGCAAGAACGACCAGCGTCTGACGCCGATCGGCGCCTTTATCCGCAGGACCTCATTGGACGAATTACCACAGTTCATCAATGTGCTTCAGGGCAAGATGAGCATCGTCGGCCCGCGCCCCCACGCCAATGCCCACAACGAGATGTATCGCAAGCTGATCCGTGGCTACATGATCCGGCACAAGGTCAAGCCCGGCATCACCGGTTGGGCGCAGGTCAATGGATACCGGGGCGAGACCGACACCATCGACAAGATGCAGAAACGGATCGAGTTCGATCTGGAGTATCTGCGCAACTGGTCGCTATGGCTTGATTTGAAAATCGTGCTGCAGACCGCCTTCAGCACGCTGCGCGACAAGAACGCCTATTGA
- a CDS encoding porin family protein, which translates to MPQETEAHPGRAGKAYQWIRKAVPLSLAVLPTLLWAAYDESDPVVLEAKVKYMHDDNLFRLADGVDPRSVRGDARRADSVIEPRVAARVNLPASRQLLQFDGEVFSPHYLHHDELNYTGWQGLLAWQWQVGSDWQGQLSYGDRKRLSSFEDVLLGVRDLYRTRSADVSANRRLGAVWMVGVNAGGSRERHDARQFNDYDEKHWGVGVTAQTGKGSVFTLRSSITELDYVDDTLVALGAPQRGFTQRGLDLSWEVPVTGLTKAGGNVGWVRWKDKATGSHSNRLVGGVNASWQATERITLDGSYDRSFDDPGQNRVRRIIDTYRVAAYWQYHPKWTFSGEVRYEDRAGARKEEGSIDEQTLLWRLAATYRPHPAVDVNAYVQQQGRDADTASSQYDSTQYGLSAQVRY; encoded by the coding sequence ATGCCGCAGGAGACGGAAGCGCATCCAGGCCGCGCCGGCAAGGCATATCAATGGATACGCAAAGCAGTACCATTGTCGCTGGCGGTATTGCCCACGCTGCTTTGGGCGGCCTATGACGAGAGCGACCCGGTCGTGCTTGAAGCGAAGGTCAAGTATATGCACGACGACAATCTGTTTCGTCTTGCCGATGGTGTCGACCCGCGCTCGGTACGCGGCGATGCGCGCCGTGCCGACAGCGTGATCGAGCCCAGGGTCGCGGCACGCGTCAATCTGCCTGCTTCACGCCAGTTGCTGCAGTTCGACGGTGAGGTCTTCTCTCCGCATTACCTGCACCACGACGAGTTGAACTACACCGGCTGGCAAGGCCTGCTGGCATGGCAGTGGCAGGTCGGCAGCGATTGGCAGGGGCAACTCTCCTATGGCGATCGCAAGCGCCTGTCCTCGTTCGAGGATGTGTTGCTCGGGGTGCGCGATCTGTACCGTACCCGCTCGGCCGATGTGTCGGCCAACCGTCGTCTGGGGGCGGTCTGGATGGTCGGCGTGAACGCCGGCGGCTCCCGCGAACGGCACGATGCCCGCCAGTTCAACGATTACGACGAGAAGCACTGGGGGGTGGGCGTCACTGCGCAGACCGGCAAGGGCAGCGTCTTTACCCTCAGAAGCAGCATCACCGAACTGGACTACGTCGACGACACGCTGGTCGCGCTTGGCGCACCGCAGCGCGGGTTCACCCAGCGCGGACTCGACCTTTCGTGGGAGGTCCCGGTCACCGGCCTGACCAAGGCAGGGGGCAACGTGGGATGGGTGCGCTGGAAGGACAAGGCCACCGGTTCGCACAGCAACAGGCTGGTCGGTGGGGTGAACGCGAGCTGGCAGGCGACCGAGCGCATCACGCTGGATGGCTCATATGACCGCAGCTTCGACGATCCGGGCCAGAACCGGGTACGCCGCATCATCGACACCTACCGGGTCGCGGCGTACTGGCAGTACCACCCCAAGTGGACGTTCAGCGGCGAAGTCCGTTACGAGGACCGGGCCGGTGCGCGCAAGGAAGAGGGAAGCATCGATGAGCAGACCCTGCTGTGGCGTCTGGCGGCCACCTATCGGCCCCATCCGGCGGTCGACGTGAATGCCTATGTACAGCAGCAAGGGCGCGATGCCGATACGGCAAGCAGTCAATACGACAGTACGCAATACGGTTTGAGCGCCCAGGTGCGCTACTGA
- a CDS encoding mechanosensitive ion channel family protein codes for MAQLDRFERLIDSLLPRIANYGIDLLVALIVLLAGWWLARRLAGAVVGLVVRAGGDATAAPLIGTAVMWGVRILTLVNVLARLGIQTTSIVAALGAAGLAIGLALQGTLQNIAAGLMLLLLRPFRAGDYIEGSGTIAGTVREVGLFSTHLGKLDGVSLYVPNSQLWSNAVTNFSRNPTRRIEVAFQVSVAQIEPGLQLLRELIAAEPRILSEPAPTVLVADYTDAGAKLALQAWVINADYTAVRAELLRSIRPRLEAQAEPQV; via the coding sequence ATGGCCCAACTCGACCGCTTCGAGCGTCTGATCGATTCGCTGCTGCCTCGGATCGCCAACTATGGCATCGATCTGTTGGTGGCGCTGATTGTCCTGTTGGCTGGTTGGTGGCTGGCGCGCCGTCTGGCCGGTGCCGTGGTGGGCCTGGTGGTACGCGCCGGGGGCGATGCGACGGCGGCGCCATTGATCGGCACTGCGGTGATGTGGGGCGTGCGCATTCTCACGCTGGTGAATGTACTGGCGCGTCTGGGTATCCAGACCACCAGTATCGTGGCGGCGCTTGGCGCGGCGGGGCTGGCGATCGGCCTGGCATTGCAAGGCACGTTGCAGAACATCGCCGCCGGACTGATGTTGCTGCTGCTGCGGCCGTTCCGGGCGGGCGACTACATCGAAGGCAGCGGCACGATTGCCGGCACGGTGCGCGAAGTGGGGCTGTTTTCCACACACCTGGGCAAGCTGGACGGCGTCTCGCTCTATGTGCCCAACAGCCAGCTATGGTCCAACGCCGTGACCAACTTCAGTCGCAATCCCACACGCCGGATCGAGGTGGCCTTCCAGGTGTCGGTCGCGCAGATCGAACCCGGACTGCAGTTGCTGCGTGAGCTGATTGCCGCCGAGCCGCGCATCCTGTCCGAACCGGCTCCGACTGTACTGGTCGCCGATTACACCGACGCGGGCGCCAAGCTCGCCCTGCAGGCCTGGGTGATCAATGCCGACTACACCGCGGTGCGGGCCGAACTGTTGCGCTCGATCCGTCCCCGGCTTGAGGCACAGGCAGAACCGCAAGTGTGA
- a CDS encoding cytochrome d ubiquinol oxidase subunit II codes for MPESGMAYWLPLASMALMGLAVLVYVVLDGYDLGVGILLRHAHADEDKDLMIAAIGPFWDANETWLVLGIGLLLVAFPLAHGVILGALYLPVTAMLFGLILRGVAFDFRVKARAHHKPWWNRAFHAGSLIAALAQGAMLGLYITGFRDDAWGVLFAAVVALGLCAGYALLGAAWLILKTEGALQRLAVRWARGALGLTAVGVAAVSLATPLVSRRVFDKWFSWPELVFLAPIPLATMLLFFGCAYWLQRLPARLAQGDERGAGRLFAAAATIFALAFCGLAYSLFPYLVVDRIDLWQAASAPESLAAVLIGVAIVLPTIAGYTLYAYRVFRGKATALHYH; via the coding sequence ATGCCTGAGTCGGGTATGGCATATTGGCTGCCGCTGGCCAGCATGGCGCTGATGGGGCTGGCGGTGCTGGTCTATGTGGTGCTGGATGGTTATGACCTGGGTGTGGGCATCCTGTTACGGCACGCGCACGCGGATGAGGACAAGGACCTGATGATCGCGGCCATCGGCCCGTTCTGGGATGCCAACGAAACCTGGCTGGTCCTAGGCATCGGCCTGCTGCTGGTTGCTTTCCCACTGGCGCATGGCGTGATCCTGGGCGCGCTCTACCTGCCGGTGACGGCCATGCTGTTCGGGCTGATCCTGCGCGGGGTGGCATTTGATTTCAGGGTCAAGGCACGCGCGCATCACAAGCCGTGGTGGAACCGGGCGTTCCACGCCGGCTCGCTGATCGCGGCACTTGCCCAGGGCGCCATGCTGGGCTTGTATATCACCGGTTTCCGCGATGATGCGTGGGGCGTGCTGTTTGCCGCGGTAGTCGCACTCGGTCTGTGTGCAGGCTATGCGCTTCTCGGCGCCGCGTGGCTGATCCTGAAGACTGAAGGCGCATTGCAACGGCTGGCGGTGCGCTGGGCGCGCGGTGCGCTCGGGTTGACGGCCGTAGGCGTGGCCGCGGTCTCGCTCGCCACTCCGCTGGTCAGCCGGCGTGTGTTCGACAAGTGGTTCTCGTGGCCGGAACTGGTGTTTCTCGCACCGATTCCGCTGGCCACCATGCTGCTGTTCTTCGGCTGCGCATATTGGCTGCAGCGGCTCCCGGCGCGCCTGGCGCAAGGCGATGAGCGCGGGGCGGGGCGTCTGTTTGCCGCTGCGGCCACGATCTTCGCGCTGGCGTTCTGCGGGCTGGCGTACAGCCTGTTCCCGTACCTGGTGGTCGACCGCATCGATCTGTGGCAAGCGGCGAGTGCGCCTGAATCGCTGGCTGCGGTGCTGATCGGCGTGGCCATCGTGCTGCCGACCATTGCCGGCTACACCCTGTATGCCTACCGCGTCTTTCGCGGCAAGGCGACCGCCCTCCATTACCACTGA
- a CDS encoding cytochrome ubiquinol oxidase subunit I codes for MPDAVLLARIQFAANITFHILFPAISIALGWVLLFFKLRFNHTGAACWMDAYRFWIKVFALTFALGVVSGITMSFQFGTNWPGFMLTVGNVAGPLLAYEVLTAFFLEATFLGIMLFGMRRVTPRVHTLATLLVALGTTVSAFWILALNSWMHTPAGFEMREGKAYVTSWIEVIFNPSFPFRFTHMLLASGLTVSFLLAGVSAYRWLRGDRQPEVSTGLRIGVYLAALLIPLQMLVGDLHGLNTLQHQPAKIAAMEGLWQTGASVPAVLFGWPDALARRTDFEIAIPGLASLYLTHSLQGEVRGLDAFPEHPPVLPVFLAFRVMVGMGLMMLLVSWSAAWQLYRRGEPGRGLARVLVGMTFAGWVALVAGWYTTEIGRQPWLVHGVLKTADAAGPAAASTVALSLTLYLLLYAALILAYVSVLFYLARKAGDEPETMDMPEVQTPQPVLPSTTPPPARPRDEGGADA; via the coding sequence ATGCCTGACGCTGTGCTGCTGGCCCGGATCCAGTTCGCTGCCAATATCACTTTTCATATCCTGTTCCCGGCAATCAGCATCGCGCTGGGGTGGGTCTTGCTGTTCTTCAAGCTGCGCTTCAACCATACCGGTGCGGCATGCTGGATGGATGCGTACCGGTTCTGGATCAAGGTGTTCGCGCTCACCTTTGCGCTGGGCGTGGTGAGTGGCATCACCATGAGCTTCCAGTTCGGTACCAACTGGCCGGGTTTCATGCTGACCGTGGGCAATGTGGCCGGACCGTTGCTGGCCTACGAAGTGCTCACCGCGTTTTTCCTGGAGGCCACCTTTCTGGGCATCATGCTGTTCGGCATGCGCCGCGTGACCCCGCGGGTGCATACGCTGGCCACCCTGCTGGTCGCACTGGGTACCACGGTGTCGGCGTTCTGGATCCTGGCGCTCAATTCCTGGATGCATACACCGGCCGGCTTCGAGATGCGCGAAGGCAAGGCCTATGTGACGAGCTGGATCGAGGTGATCTTCAACCCCTCGTTCCCCTTCCGCTTCACCCACATGCTGCTGGCGTCCGGGCTGACTGTCTCGTTTCTGCTGGCCGGTGTATCCGCCTACCGGTGGCTGCGCGGTGATCGGCAACCGGAGGTGTCGACCGGACTGCGTATCGGCGTCTACTTGGCCGCGCTGCTGATTCCGCTGCAGATGCTGGTCGGCGATCTGCATGGGCTCAACACATTGCAGCATCAGCCGGCCAAGATCGCGGCAATGGAAGGGTTGTGGCAGACCGGGGCGAGCGTGCCGGCGGTGTTGTTCGGCTGGCCCGATGCGTTGGCGCGCCGCACCGATTTCGAGATCGCCATCCCGGGGCTGGCGTCCCTGTACCTGACCCATTCGCTGCAAGGCGAGGTACGCGGGCTGGACGCTTTTCCAGAACATCCGCCGGTACTGCCGGTGTTCCTCGCCTTCCGGGTGATGGTCGGCATGGGCCTCATGATGCTGCTAGTGTCCTGGTCCGCGGCTTGGCAGCTGTATCGGCGGGGCGAGCCAGGGCGGGGCCTGGCACGGGTGCTGGTGGGAATGACCTTTGCCGGCTGGGTCGCGCTGGTTGCCGGGTGGTACACCACCGAAATCGGCCGCCAACCCTGGCTGGTCCACGGTGTGCTCAAAACTGCCGACGCTGCCGGGCCGGCCGCAGCGTCGACCGTCGCGCTGTCGCTGACCCTCTATCTGCTGCTCTATGCCGCGCTGATCCTGGCCTATGTCTCGGTGCTCTTCTATCTGGCGCGCAAGGCCGGCGACGAGCCCGAGACGATGGACATGCCCGAGGTGCAGACGCCGCAGCCGGTACTGCCGTCCACGACGCCGCCACCGGCCCGGCCACGCGACGAAGGAGGGGCCGATGCCTGA
- a CDS encoding alpha-amylase family glycosyl hydrolase: MVEHMWWQRGVIYQVYPRSFMDGNGDGVGDLTGLRERLDYLAWLGVDALWITPIQPSPMLDFGYDITDYADIDPLFGDLAAFDDLIAAAHARGIRIILDFVPNHTSDRHPWFIDACSSRKSAKRDWYVWQDPLPDGGPPNNWRSHFGGLAWEMHQPTGQYYLRTFLPQQPDLNWRNPAVQAAMHQVMRFWLDRGVDGLRLDAIWHLIKDEQLRNNPPNPGWQDNQPEHERLLHVFTSDRPEMQGLLRSMRKVVDAYPERVLIAELYLSTERTVSYYGREGDGVHLPANTALLGTPWNAESMAAAIDQYEAALPTHGWPNWSLGNHDQPRVASRVPAGQERLAAMLLLTLRGTPLLYYGDEIGMRNVPIPPERLQDPIEKNMPGLGRGRDPQRTPMQWDHSANAGFSQGEPWLPLAEDAAQVNVASQRDDPASVLQLYRRLIQLRREHPALAVGSYRGLAAPLGALVFEREHEGRQIRVALNFSDRPCSIAMPPGEMLLESTAGATVRTAESGTLQLAGGAGVIVAL; this comes from the coding sequence ATGGTTGAGCATATGTGGTGGCAGCGTGGGGTGATCTATCAGGTCTATCCCCGTTCGTTCATGGACGGCAATGGCGACGGTGTCGGTGATCTGACCGGCCTGCGCGAGCGCCTGGATTACCTGGCATGGCTGGGAGTTGACGCACTCTGGATCACGCCGATCCAGCCTTCGCCGATGCTGGATTTCGGCTACGACATCACCGACTACGCCGACATCGACCCGCTGTTTGGGGACTTGGCGGCTTTCGACGATCTGATTGCCGCCGCCCATGCGCGTGGCATCCGGATCATCCTGGACTTCGTACCCAACCATACCTCCGACCGCCATCCCTGGTTTATCGACGCCTGCAGTTCCCGCAAAAGTGCCAAACGGGATTGGTATGTATGGCAGGACCCGCTGCCCGATGGCGGCCCGCCGAACAACTGGCGCTCCCACTTTGGCGGGCTCGCCTGGGAAATGCACCAGCCGACGGGCCAGTATTACCTGCGCACCTTCCTGCCGCAGCAACCCGACCTGAACTGGCGCAATCCTGCGGTGCAGGCGGCCATGCACCAGGTGATGCGGTTTTGGCTGGACCGGGGTGTCGATGGGCTGCGACTCGATGCGATCTGGCATCTGATCAAGGATGAGCAGTTGCGCAACAACCCGCCCAACCCGGGCTGGCAGGACAACCAGCCCGAGCACGAGCGGCTGCTGCATGTCTTTACCAGTGACCGCCCGGAAATGCAGGGCCTGCTGCGTTCCATGCGCAAGGTGGTGGATGCCTATCCCGAACGGGTGTTGATCGCCGAACTCTATCTTTCGACCGAACGCACCGTCAGTTATTACGGCCGGGAGGGTGACGGTGTGCATCTGCCCGCCAATACCGCGCTGCTCGGCACGCCATGGAATGCGGAAAGCATGGCTGCGGCCATCGATCAGTATGAAGCCGCGCTGCCCACGCATGGCTGGCCCAATTGGTCGCTTGGCAACCACGACCAGCCCAGGGTCGCCAGCCGCGTACCGGCAGGACAGGAGCGGTTGGCTGCCATGTTGCTGCTGACCCTGCGCGGCACGCCCCTGCTCTATTACGGCGACGAGATCGGCATGCGCAACGTGCCGATCCCGCCGGAGCGGCTTCAGGACCCCATCGAGAAGAACATGCCCGGTCTCGGGCGTGGCCGGGATCCGCAGCGCACTCCGATGCAATGGGACCACAGCGCCAACGCGGGCTTCAGTCAGGGGGAGCCGTGGCTGCCGTTGGCCGAGGACGCGGCCCAGGTCAATGTGGCCTCTCAACGCGACGACCCTGCGTCGGTACTGCAGCTATACCGCCGCTTGATCCAGTTGCGCCGGGAGCACCCGGCACTGGCGGTCGGCAGCTATCGCGGCTTGGCGGCCCCGCTCGGCGCGCTTGTCTTCGAGCGCGAACATGAAGGCCGGCAGATCCGCGTCGCGCTCAACTTCAGCGACCGTCCTTGCAGCATCGCCATGCCCCCTGGGGAGATGCTGCTGGAAAGCACGGCAGGTGCAACGGTGAGGACTGCAGAGAGCGGAACACTCCAGCTTGCCGGCGGGGCCGGCGTGATCGTGGCACTGTGA
- a CDS encoding alpha-amylase family glycosyl hydrolase — protein sequence MLRKHHWWQDGVVYQIYPRSFMDGNNDGVGDLAGIRARLDYLAWLGVDAIWISPIYPSPMSDFGYDVSDYTDIHPLFGSLADFDALLAEAHARRLRVILDFVPNHTSDQHPWFTESRSSRDNPKRDWFIWRDPAPDGGPPNNWLSNFGGSGWEYDAQRDQYYYHAFLKEQPDLNWRNPQVQDAMLDAMRFWLDRGVDGFRIDVIWHLIKDKDFRENPVNPEYHAQMGEHRRLLATYNTDRPEVHDVIERMRNLLDSYEDRMMVGEIYLPVERLVTYYGTGGRGVHLPFNFQLIGMAWDAQLIRTAVDQYEAALPPHGWPNWVLGNHDNHRIASRIGVEQARVAAMLLLTLRGTPTLYYGDEIGMRDVPILPEQVQDPLEKNMPGLGLGRDPERSPMQWDNSLHAGFSLSTPWLPIADDYPQVNVAAAQRDKHSLLHLYRKLILLRDEWPALAVGSYRGFSTSDQVFGYLREHDDQRLLVLLNFSAKQQLVDLGSMLGGYILLSTGLVREGEPVAGTLLLDAHEGVIVCTECNG from the coding sequence ATGCTGCGAAAGCATCATTGGTGGCAGGACGGGGTGGTCTACCAGATCTATCCCCGTTCGTTCATGGATGGCAACAACGATGGGGTCGGAGACCTGGCCGGGATTCGGGCACGGCTGGACTACCTGGCATGGCTGGGGGTGGATGCGATCTGGATTTCGCCGATCTACCCGTCGCCGATGTCCGATTTCGGCTACGACGTCTCCGATTACACGGATATCCACCCGCTATTCGGGTCGCTGGCCGACTTCGACGCCTTGCTGGCCGAGGCGCATGCACGCCGCCTACGGGTGATACTGGATTTCGTGCCCAACCATACCTCGGATCAACATCCGTGGTTCACCGAATCGCGCTCCTCGCGCGATAACCCTAAGCGTGACTGGTTCATCTGGCGCGACCCGGCACCCGATGGCGGCCCGCCGAACAACTGGCTGTCCAACTTCGGTGGCAGCGGCTGGGAATACGATGCGCAGCGTGACCAGTACTACTATCACGCGTTCTTGAAGGAGCAGCCTGACCTGAACTGGCGTAATCCGCAGGTGCAGGATGCGATGCTCGATGCAATGCGCTTCTGGCTGGATCGGGGCGTGGACGGTTTCCGCATCGACGTGATCTGGCATCTGATCAAGGACAAGGATTTCCGCGAGAACCCGGTCAACCCTGAATATCACGCACAGATGGGCGAGCACCGGCGCCTGCTGGCCACCTACAACACCGATCGCCCAGAAGTGCATGATGTGATCGAGCGCATGCGCAATCTGCTGGACAGCTACGAAGACCGGATGATGGTCGGCGAGATCTATCTGCCGGTGGAGCGGCTGGTCACCTACTACGGTACCGGTGGTCGCGGGGTCCATCTGCCGTTCAATTTCCAGCTGATCGGCATGGCCTGGGATGCGCAGTTGATCCGGACCGCAGTCGACCAATACGAAGCCGCGCTGCCACCGCACGGCTGGCCCAATTGGGTACTGGGCAATCACGACAATCATCGCATCGCCAGCCGCATCGGCGTCGAGCAGGCGCGGGTGGCCGCCATGTTGCTGTTGACGCTGCGTGGCACGCCGACGCTTTATTACGGCGACGAGATCGGCATGCGCGACGTGCCCATCCTGCCTGAACAAGTGCAGGATCCGCTGGAGAAGAACATGCCCGGCCTGGGGTTGGGGCGCGATCCCGAGCGCAGCCCGATGCAATGGGACAACAGCCTGCATGCCGGCTTCAGTCTGAGCACGCCCTGGCTGCCGATTGCCGACGACTATCCACAGGTCAACGTTGCTGCCGCGCAACGCGACAAGCATTCACTGCTGCATCTGTACCGCAAGCTGATCCTGTTGCGCGATGAATGGCCGGCGTTGGCGGTCGGCAGCTATCGTGGGTTCTCCACTTCGGACCAGGTATTCGGCTATCTGCGCGAACACGATGACCAGCGACTGCTGGTTCTACTCAATTTCAGCGCCAAACAGCAGTTGGTGGATCTGGGCAGCATGCTGGGCGGGTATATCCTGCTGAGCACCGGACTGGTACGCGAAGGCGAACCGGTGGCCGGCACCCTGCTTCTGGATGCACACGAAGGGGTGATTGTCTGCACTGAATGTAATGGCTGA